A part of Eschrichtius robustus isolate mEscRob2 chromosome 20, mEscRob2.pri, whole genome shotgun sequence genomic DNA contains:
- the SOST gene encoding sclerostin, translating to MQLSLALCLVCLLVHAAFRVVEGQGWQAFKNDATEIIPELGEYPEPPPELNNKTMNRAENGGRPPHHPFETKDASEYSCRELHFTRYVTDGPCRSAKPVTELVCSGQCGPARLLPNAIGRGKWWRPSGPDFRCIPDRYRAQRVQLLCPGGAAPRARKVRLVASCKCKRLTRFHNQSELKDFGPEAARPQKGRKPRPRAGGAKANRAELENAY from the exons ATGCAGCTCTCTCTTGCCCTGTGTCTCGTCTGCCTGCTGGTACACGCAGCCTTCCGCGTGGTGGAGGGCCAGGGGTGGCAGGCCTTCAAGAATGATGCCACGGAAATCATCCCCGAGCTGGGCGAGTACCCCGAGCCTCCACCAGAGCTGAACAACAAGACCATGAACCGGGCAGAAAACGGAGGGAGGCCTCCCCACCACCCCTTTGAGACCAAAG ACGCCTCCGAGTACAGCTGCCGCGAGCTGCACTTCACCCGCTACGTGACGGACGGGCCGTGCCGCAGCGCCAAGCCGGTCACCGAGCTGGTGTGCTCGGGCCAGTGCGGCCCGGCGCGCCTGCTGCCCAACGCCATCGGCCGCGGCAAGTGGTGGCGCCCGAGCGGGCCCGACTTCCGCTGCATCCCCGACCGCTACCGCGCGCAGCGGGTGCAGCTGCTGTGTCCGGGCGGCGCGGCACCGCGCGCGCGCAAGGTGCGCCTGGTGGCCTCGTGCAAATGCAAGCGCCTCACCCGCTTCCACAACCAGTCCGAGCTCAAGGACTTCGGGCCGGAGGCCGCCCGGCCACAGAAGGGCCGGAAGCCGCGGCCCCGCGCCGGGGGCGCCAAAGCCAACCGGGCCGAGCTGGAGAACGCCTATTAG